The stretch of DNA CTTATCGTCGACGAGGCAACGGAAACCTGAACCGACCTGGTATCCCGCCGAACGCCTGATCGAGCCGGTCGTCGCGTTAATGGAACCGGGATACCACGCCAAAGATGTGGTACTGCAGGCAGCGGTGGCGCCGGCTCTGCTGGTGTGGGCCGATGCAGAAAAGATTCACCAGGTGTTAGTGAATCTTCTGACCAACTCCCTGGCCGCTACTGGAGCGGGCGGGCGGGTGACGGTGACGGTGAGCCTCCGACAGGCCTCCGCGGATGAGCGAGACCGCGCAACCTGCACCGGTCGGTCCGACCTCAGGACGGTGGCTATGCTGGTGGTGAGCGATTCAGGATGTGGGATGCCGCAGGAGGATGTAGATCGAGTGTTCCAACCCTTCTTTACGACGAAGGCGGTGGGAAAGGGGACGGGACTGGGGTTATTTCTGAGCCACGAGGCTGTGTCGGCTCATGGTGGGAGTTTGACGCTGGCGAGTGAAGTTGGGACCGGCACGACTGTCACGGTCGTGTTGCCTGGTTTGCCGTCGGATTCGGCTGCCGCATAGCGGAAGGAACTGCATGGGTCAGGCGAAATTATTTGTGGTGGATGATGATGAGGCGGCGCGAACGTTGTTGGCGGAAGCGCTGGTGCAGGAGGGGTATGAGGTCGAGGCCTTTTCCAGCGGCCAGGCTGCCGTGGAGCGCGGGAAGCAATCCCGGGCTGATGTGGTGTTGACCGATATTCGCATGGTGCAAGGTGACGGGTTTCTCGTTTTGAAGGAGTTTAAGAAATTCAGCCCGGAGACCTCGGTCGTGTTGTTGACCGCGTTCGGTTCGTTGGAGGGCGCGATCGAAGCGATTAAACAGGGCGCCTACGATTACTTGGCCAAGCCGTTTAAGAGAGAAGACATCCGCCTGGTGGTCCAACGTAGCCTGGAGCATTGTCGCCTCGTACGAGAGAATGCCCGCTTTCGTGAGGATGCGCGCGTGCGCGAGCCCTGGTCGCAGTTGGTCGGCAGCAGTCCGGCCATGCTGGAGGTCTATAAATTGGTGGCGCGGGTGTCGGAGGGGCGGAGCACCGTGTTGATCGAAGGGGAGAGCGGAACGGGAAAGGAACTGATTGCGCGGGCGGTGCATTTGAACAGTCCGCGTCGCGAGAAGCCGTTCATTCCCGTGAACTGCGGCGCGCTCCCTGACCATCTGCTCGAATCGGAGATGTTCGGTTATGAGAAAGGGGCGTTTACGGGAGCGGTCGGCGCGAAGGCCGGATTGTTTGAGGCCGCCAATGGCGGTACGTTGTTTCTCGATGAGATCGGCGATCTCGGCCAGGCCTTGCAGGTGAAGCTGCTGCGGGTCATGCAGGAGCAGGAGGTGCGGCGGGTCGGCAGCACGGCGTCGGTGAAGGTCGATGTACGCATCATTGCTGCGACCAATCGCGATCTGGCCACGCTCGTCAAGGAAGGCAAGTTTCGCGATGACTTGTACTATCGTCTCAATGTGGTGCGGATCGCTCTGCCGTCTCTCGCTGAGCGACGCGAGGACATTACGATGCTCGCGCATCACTTTCTTCAAAAATACGCGAAACAATCGTCGCATGTGAGGGGATTTCTGCCCGAAACGATGGCGATGCTGAAGGGATATCACTGGCCGGGAAATGTGCGTGAATTGGAAAATGCCGTGGAACGGGCCGTGTCTCTAAGCCATGGCCCGCTGCTGCTGCCTGAAGATCTGCCGGAATCGATTAGGGATGAGCCGGATTCAAGCGAGGTCCTCAAGGGGCAGGTTGAGGGGGATCCGGACGCGCTGTTGACCTTGGATGAGGTTGAGAAGCGGCATCTGGCGCGGGTGCTCAAAGAAACGAGGGGGAATAAGGTGAAAGCAGCGAAGATCCTGGGGATCGATCGGCGGACCTTGTACCGGATGGCGGAGCGGTTTGGATTGGATTTCGGCGAGGAGGCGGAGGACAAGTAGCGTAGCGTTACAATAATCGAAGCGCGTTCTTCAGCCGTCGTATTTCGTTCGCCGCACTTTCCGGCAGCGGCGTCTCTGCATCCTCCCACGAATCGAAGATCCCATCTTTCCCGCGATGAAACACTTGGAGCCGGAGTCGTGTGGTGGTCTCGTCTTGTGAAACCACTCGCGCTTCCACCCGGCTTTTGCCCACGCCGAAACGCCAACGCAGGAGTCCGTTCCAAGGACTTCGAATTTCCTTCCGCGCCCCGGTCGTCACGTTGCCGTCGTCATCCAGATCGACGGTATAGCCCTCTTGGGTGAGGATATCGGAGAGGGCCGTTTTCACGCGCTCGGCGGGAACAGGCAGTGTCACCTCCACGACGTCGGGCTCGGGAACGGGCGGCCCCCCCGCGCATCCGGAGACGGCTAGGACGAACACCCATGCCACGATGCCCAGGGCGCGCGTGCTCATTTGGGCTTGTCTTCCTGAAGGCGATAGACCATGTGCGTATCGGTCTGATCAACACCGGGTATCGCGTGAATTCTTGCGAGCACGAGTTGGGTCAAGGCATCTTGATGCGGAATTTCGACGATGGTGAAGATGTCGGGCTTTCCCCAGCAGGGGTCAATTTGTTTGATTTCTTTAATGTCTCCGAGGGCTTTCACGACATCAGTCGTTTGGCCGGGATGCACATTGATCAACACGTACGCTCGGTCAGACATGCGGGGGATCTCCCGTAAGGTGGTGTGAGGCGTCGGTCACGCCGGAACACGAATCGAAACCTAGCGGATTACTTTGGATGAAGTCAACAGAACGCGCTTGGTTCGGGCAGGGCGGCTGGCGCGCACTGCGTTACTTGGGTGCCACGATGACTTCCACCTTGTACGTGTCGCTGACGGTCGAGAGGTCGGCTTCCAACCCGCGAGGGTTCCCCACGCGTCCATCCGGATCGTAAATAAAACATACCAAGCTGGTTCCGTTCGGGCGTGAGGAAAAGTGCGCTTTGTCAGCGGCAATTTGTTCCGCGATGTCTCGAGTCGTCAACCCTGAGCGGGTTTGTTTGACGACGACCACCGTCTGGTCCCAGTCGAGCAGATAGCTGGTCCGACGTTCGCCGTTGGTGTAGGCCGGGGCCCACTCTTCTGTGCCGACCTCGTCGAACTGTAAACGGAGTAGGGCGTAGAACAGGTCCTGGAGGTCGTACTCATCCGTGATTTCCAGCGTCGGTCGATATTCCTTTCGCAGGCGGAGTTGTCGAGCCACCAGGTGAAAGCGTGCGCACATTCTGCGGAGCGTGTCGAGCGTGGCTGTTGCTGAACGGTGGTCGTCTGTCGACGCCTGAAGAGGGGCGACTAGTAACGGTGGTGACGCGGGTGATTGAGTGGCCGCCGCGACGGCTCCTTCCGGTTTGGCCATGGGGGTAGACGTCGCCGTGGACGGTGTGTCGATGAGAGCCGGGCGGGAGGAAATATCTGGAGTGATGGGTACCATGTCGCCCGGATTTTTTGCCGGAGCAACCTCCGTAAGAGATGGGGACGGTGTCGACGGCGTGCACGTGACCGGAGCCGGTTTGGCGGCCAGGCTGTCTGTAGGCTTGAACCATTGCTCCAGTGGCAGGGGTGGTGGGATCGGATTCGTCGGCATACTTACGGAGTCTAGGCTCACTCGCGGAATCGGGGGGATGGTTCCCGATGGAACGGGTGATTGGACCGGTGTCAGGGGTGCTGCTGATACCGGAGGTTCTACTCGGCGCGCGGTCTGTTCCAACGGGGCGGTAGTTTTTGGTACCGGAGAAGGGGCCGTAGATTCTGTCGGTCTCGATGGTGATGGGCTCGCGGGTGCTGCCGTAGGGGGTACGGCAGGAACCACGGCGGCTCCAGGCGCGATTGAAGGGAGCGGCGGTGATGGCGCTCCTCGCTGTATCGACGAGTCCCGAATCGGTTGGGGGGCAGCGGCTGAGGTGGTTGGAGTGGGCGTGGTTGTCATCGCCACCGGTGTCGTCATCACGAGTGGAGCCGGAGTCTGCGTGGGAGGACTGAGATTCGTCGTCTTGGTCACTGCGACGGTGGCCGGGGTTCCGGACATGGTGACAGCGGCAAGGGGCGCGGGGCTGTGAGCGTGCTGTGTTGTGAGTGGCTCGGCAGGTCGACTGGGAGGAACCGCCGTCAGTGGCGGGCGTTCGGGTGCCGCTGGTGAAGGTGTCGTGGGTGTAGCGGGTGCAAGGCCGAGGAGTTCGGCTTTTTGCTGCTCCAAAGCGACGATCAATTCTTTGAGCAGCGTGGTGCTCTGTGCGGACTCGGCGCGGGTACCGATTCGGAGTTTGTGATTCTTGTGTGCCTGATACTCCGGCGACTTTTCCCCGAACAGCCGCCGAATCGTTTCCCGAAAGGAGAGTTCGGTTCGGGCGCGAACCGCTTCGCGGTACGGAAATCCATCGCGACCCAGATCGTCGATCTGAGTGTTGAGTTCGCGCAATGTGGTGATGCCGCGAGTGAGTTCTTCGACGGCGTTCGGTTTCGATCGGCTGCGCTGCGGCTCGCTTGCTTTCGCTCGTGCCATGCCTATGGTCCCTCTCGTGAGAAAAGTCTATCCGAGCGGCGCTGGTCTGACAAGAAATCCCTGCCTTATCTCTGATGAGATGCCAGGCAGGGGGGGGCGGCGCAGGAGCGTTACCCCACCCACTCGACATCGCCGTTCCCGGATCGAGCCGCGTGTTTCGGGTCTGGAGTGGCAGGAGGGCCTGCCAGCACCTGCTGCACGAGTGACAACAGCGCGGCACTCGTAAAGGGTTTCTTGAGAAAGACCAGCCCGTCCCGTACGAGGCCGCGATTCTGCAACTCAGAAGCCGGGTTGCTGGACATGAGTATTGCGCGGATTTCTCGTTTTCCCTGGATGAGCCGTTCAACCATGTCCAGGCCGTTCACGCGGGGATAGGGGTTCTTGTCGACGGAAAGTTGGAAACCGGGAGGAGGGAGAAAAACGTCGGCGATCACGAGATGGATCGGGGAGGGGTGTTCTGCATACAGTTTGAGCCCCTCAGCGCTGCCCGTTGCCTGGAGGACCGTGTAGCCGGCATCCCGCAAGGGCTTCGTACTCAGGAGCAGGGTTGTGGGATCGTCGTCTATGATCATGATTGTGGGGAGGGATGCTCTGTCAGTGGCCATGTTGGACTCCTCTAGCCGCAGTGCCTGCACGCCGCGGCGCTAGAAGGGAGGGCGTTGTTGCTTCAAGCGTTCGTATTCCCGCTGCTCACAACTGCTTTGTTTCGCGCGTAAGGATTCAGGGACTTCCGCGAAGCGAACCGTGCAATAGCTCTGGGCTTGGCGTCGTCGATCGAGGTCTTGTTGCTCTTCGAGTTGCTGAAGACGGGCAGTGAGATCAATCGCCGGAAGCTCGTTGCCTGCGGGAGTGTCCTGTCGCGTGGGCGTCGGTTGATCGTCGCTTGAGCGTGGGTGAGGGCCGTGTAGTTGCCAGCGTGTCAACACATCGTCCTGATTGAACACAATGGTCAAGCCAAACTGTGTGTACTCCCAGACCAGCTCCCCCTGATCCGGGCGCGCCCAGATCGAGCGGGGCAGGCCGTATCGATTCCAAATCTCATCGCGTAACATGCCGACGCGTGGTGTCAGGTTTCGGACGGCCGTGATCTGCGCTTGGATCGGAGAAATGTCTTTCTGCGTGCCGGGACGACGGTGTTTCGCCAGGGACTCCAGTTCACTACGAGACACACGCAATAATCGCCACACGGTGACAAGTCCTTGTGCGCAGTCTCCAGGATGCTGGTCCTCGAAAATCATTTGTGTCTCGATGGGAAATCCTCCGACTTCCTGGGTGCGGGAGAAATTCTT from Nitrospira sp. encodes:
- a CDS encoding sigma-54 dependent transcriptional regulator; the encoded protein is MGQAKLFVVDDDEAARTLLAEALVQEGYEVEAFSSGQAAVERGKQSRADVVLTDIRMVQGDGFLVLKEFKKFSPETSVVLLTAFGSLEGAIEAIKQGAYDYLAKPFKREDIRLVVQRSLEHCRLVRENARFREDARVREPWSQLVGSSPAMLEVYKLVARVSEGRSTVLIEGESGTGKELIARAVHLNSPRREKPFIPVNCGALPDHLLESEMFGYEKGAFTGAVGAKAGLFEAANGGTLFLDEIGDLGQALQVKLLRVMQEQEVRRVGSTASVKVDVRIIAATNRDLATLVKEGKFRDDLYYRLNVVRIALPSLAERREDITMLAHHFLQKYAKQSSHVRGFLPETMAMLKGYHWPGNVRELENAVERAVSLSHGPLLLPEDLPESIRDEPDSSEVLKGQVEGDPDALLTLDEVEKRHLARVLKETRGNKVKAAKILGIDRRTLYRMAERFGLDFGEEAEDK
- a CDS encoding Lrp/AsnC ligand binding domain-containing protein → MSDRAYVLINVHPGQTTDVVKALGDIKEIKQIDPCWGKPDIFTIVEIPHQDALTQLVLARIHAIPGVDQTDTHMVYRLQEDKPK
- a CDS encoding response regulator, which translates into the protein MATDRASLPTIMIIDDDPTTLLLSTKPLRDAGYTVLQATGSAEGLKLYAEHPSPIHLVIADVFLPPPGFQLSVDKNPYPRVNGLDMVERLIQGKREIRAILMSSNPASELQNRGLVRDGLVFLKKPFTSAALLSLVQQVLAGPPATPDPKHAARSGNGDVEWVG